A window of the Sporosarcina sp. FSL K6-2383 genome harbors these coding sequences:
- a CDS encoding pyridoxal phosphate-dependent aminotransferase — translation MTLSNRLKNLPPHFFSSLVRNVEQALAQGRDVINLGRGNPDQPTPPHIVKALQEAVEDPATHGYSPFRGIAEFKEAAADFYKREYNVNIDPKTEVAVLFGTKPGLVGLPLALMNEGELLLLPDPGYPDYLSSVSLANINYDTIPLLVENNFLPDYSTLSDEQKKAKLMYLNYPNNPTSATATIPFFEETVALAKANDIAIMHDFAYGGIGFDGQKPISFLQATGAKEVGIEMYTMSKTYNMAGWRVGFAVGNADMIQAIGTLQDYLFIDIFPAIQRAAAVALTSSQDCVDELVALYESRRNVLIAECNRIGWNVIAPTASFFAWLPVPTGYTSESFTNVLLNKADVAVSPGRAFGTYGEGYVRVGLLETEDRLREAVARIEKLDLFS, via the coding sequence ATGACACTGTCAAATCGATTAAAAAATTTACCGCCACACTTCTTTTCTTCTCTCGTTCGAAATGTTGAACAAGCACTCGCTCAAGGGCGAGATGTGATTAACTTAGGTCGAGGCAATCCCGACCAACCAACACCGCCTCATATTGTCAAAGCATTGCAGGAGGCTGTTGAAGACCCCGCAACGCATGGATACTCGCCATTCAGAGGAATCGCGGAATTCAAGGAGGCTGCTGCTGACTTTTACAAACGTGAGTACAATGTCAATATTGACCCAAAAACCGAGGTTGCTGTCCTATTTGGCACAAAGCCCGGATTAGTCGGGTTGCCTCTTGCCCTTATGAATGAAGGAGAATTGCTATTACTACCGGACCCAGGCTATCCAGATTATTTGTCTAGTGTCAGCTTAGCAAATATCAACTACGATACAATTCCATTGCTGGTGGAAAATAATTTTTTACCAGATTACAGCACATTATCTGACGAACAAAAGAAAGCCAAGTTAATGTATTTAAACTATCCAAACAACCCTACGAGTGCTACTGCAACAATTCCATTTTTCGAGGAAACAGTTGCTTTAGCAAAAGCGAATGACATCGCTATTATGCACGACTTTGCATACGGCGGTATCGGTTTCGACGGTCAAAAACCTATCAGCTTCCTACAGGCAACAGGTGCTAAAGAGGTTGGAATTGAAATGTACACCATGTCAAAAACGTATAATATGGCCGGCTGGCGCGTCGGTTTTGCTGTTGGCAATGCCGATATGATTCAAGCCATTGGCACCTTGCAAGATTATTTATTCATCGACATCTTTCCAGCCATTCAACGTGCCGCCGCTGTTGCATTAACAAGTAGTCAAGACTGTGTCGATGAGCTCGTCGCTCTGTATGAAAGTCGGCGTAATGTTTTAATTGCAGAGTGCAACCGAATTGGCTGGAACGTCATCGCGCCGACCGCATCATTCTTCGCATGGTTGCCCGTTCCTACGGGCTATACAAGTGAATCTTTCACAAATGTCCTGCTCAATAAAGCCGATGTAGCCGTTTCACCAGGTCGCGCCTTTGGGACTTATGGAGAAGGCTATGTACGCGTCGGATTATTGGAAACGGAAGATCGATTGAGAGAAGCTGTTGCTCGTATTGAAAAACTAGATTTATTTTCATGA
- a CDS encoding GNAT family N-acetyltransferase yields MEFRQYADVHDFALQAEPILTEKEDVYSLFFGVLQAIKAGRYDNPFMATIEEDGKVLALMQMTPPHPLNLIIVDEKRIEGIVDVLIKKLVEFRIEMSSVISLKAWAYRFAEKWEVKTGTVHKLLMDQGLYRLDKVNKALQQSPGKWRLADERDSPLIEGWFTIFEEDTGLPITSLEEVKKRVSLFISEQEVFLWEHDGKVVSMMKKARPTEHGVTVSFVFTPHEERKKGYARSMVAACSTELLRNYNFCVLYTDLMNPTSNKIYREIGYNRIADSVQLGFVMPVSH; encoded by the coding sequence ATGGAATTTAGACAGTATGCCGATGTGCATGACTTTGCGTTACAAGCAGAGCCGATTTTGACAGAAAAAGAAGATGTCTACAGCCTGTTTTTCGGTGTGTTACAAGCCATCAAAGCTGGTCGTTATGACAATCCTTTTATGGCGACGATAGAAGAGGATGGGAAAGTGTTGGCATTAATGCAAATGACACCACCACATCCACTAAATCTCATTATTGTGGATGAAAAGCGAATAGAAGGAATCGTAGATGTATTAATAAAAAAACTGGTGGAATTTAGGATTGAAATGAGTTCTGTCATTAGCCTGAAGGCATGGGCATACCGTTTTGCAGAGAAATGGGAAGTAAAAACAGGAACAGTTCATAAATTGTTGATGGATCAAGGATTGTATCGGCTAGATAAAGTAAATAAAGCTTTGCAACAAAGTCCTGGAAAATGGCGTCTTGCGGATGAGAGGGATTCTCCGCTGATTGAGGGATGGTTTACGATATTTGAGGAGGATACTGGGCTACCAATTACATCTTTAGAAGAGGTGAAAAAACGTGTGTCCTTGTTTATTAGTGAACAAGAAGTGTTTTTGTGGGAGCATGATGGAAAAGTCGTGTCAATGATGAAAAAAGCGCGTCCTACCGAGCATGGTGTCACGGTATCTTTCGTGTTCACACCGCATGAGGAGCGTAAAAAAGGCTATGCTCGGTCGATGGTGGCAGCTTGCTCAACTGAACTGCTAAGAAACTATAATTTTTGTGTATTGTATACAGATTTAATGAATCCAACGTCGAATAAAATCTATCGGGAAATTGGATATAATCGTATTGCTGATTCTGTGCAGCTAGGATTTGTAATGCCCGTATCTCATTAA
- a CDS encoding VOC family protein — translation MAIDVYFNFNGNCREAVGFYAEVFETEAPKIMTFGEGPPNPEYPLPEEAKNLVMHTRLNISGSNVMFSDTFPGSPFTLGNNITLAVVSKDENEIKSVFSKLKEGGKVNLELQETFFSKCYGQITDKFGIEWQLSLDSGETFG, via the coding sequence ATGGCTATTGATGTGTATTTTAATTTTAATGGAAATTGTCGTGAAGCAGTAGGGTTTTATGCAGAGGTTTTTGAAACAGAAGCACCCAAAATTATGACGTTCGGAGAAGGGCCACCCAATCCAGAGTATCCTCTTCCAGAAGAAGCGAAGAATTTAGTGATGCACACACGGCTTAACATTAGCGGTAGTAATGTGATGTTTTCCGATACTTTTCCAGGATCACCTTTCACCCTAGGAAATAACATTACGCTTGCAGTCGTCAGTAAAGATGAGAATGAAATTAAATCTGTGTTCAGTAAACTGAAAGAAGGCGGCAAGGTAAACTTGGAGCTACAAGAAACATTTTTCAGCAAATGCTATGGCCAAATAACGGACAAGTTCGGTATTGAGTGGCAATTAAGCCTAGACAGTGGCGAAACATTCGGGTAA